One window from the genome of Populus alba chromosome 15, ASM523922v2, whole genome shotgun sequence encodes:
- the LOC118057447 gene encoding uncharacterized protein: MSLTALQIRPFTPYPIQISHHTYRRIIKLSSKTLSKPLQIKSKSQETHHDFTPQTRTQDDGIPIEDVKIIAKFKSRHNYIRVLEISRKADHPFAGSRLLLLDAPGNIHSISFLFKSLTNTYFDVFAALPPIIPPGPIGILGFGAGSVARLLLELYPGVVVHGWELDSSVIDVGREFFGLKKLEKQYPDRLFIYVGNALSAKVKDGFSGILVDLFCKGSLIPELQDPNTWEKLRKSLRKGGRIMVNVGGSCVEAEDKRRDGKVLMEDTLKAMHQVFGDRLFVLNLGNRKDDSSLALTGKLPDLDAWKKVLPRSLSCYVDMWRPLSL, translated from the coding sequence ATGTCTCTAACAGCTCTTCAAATTCGACCGTTTACCCCCTACCCAATTCAAATATCTCACCATACCTACCGTCGAATCATCAAACTCTCCTCCAAAACCCTTTCAAAACCTctccaaataaaatcaaaatctcaaGAAACCCACCACGATTTCACCCCCCAAACCAGGACTCAAGATGATGGCATCCCCATTGAAGATGTCAAAATCATAGCCAAATTCAAGTCTAGACACAACTACATTCGGGTCCTCGAAATCTCTCGAAAAGCTGATCACCCTTTTGCTGGTTCTAGACTCCTCCTCTTAGATGCTCCTGGAAACATTCACAGCATTTCCTTCCTCTTCAAGTCACTAACCAACACTTATTTCGACGTTTTCGCTGCTTTGCCCCCCATCATACCCCCTGGACCAATTGGCATTCTCGGATTCGGAGCGGGTTCCGTAGCTCGTTTGCTGCTAGAATTGTATCCAGGAGTGGTGGTCCATGGATGGGAGCTTGACTCATCAGTGATTGATGTTGGAAGAGAGTTTTTTGGTCTCAAAAAGCTGGAAAAACAATACCCAGATAGGCTTTTTATTTACGTTGGAAATGCATTATCTGCTAAAGTTAAAGATGGGTTCTCAGGGATTcttgttgatttgttttgtaAAGGAAGCTTGATACCTGAACTTCAAGATCCAAACACTTGGGAGAAATTAAGGAAGAGTTTGAGGAAAGGCGGGCGAATCATGGTGAATGTTGGGGGTAGTTGTGTGGAGGCGGAGGATAAAAGAAGGGATGGTAAGGTGCTTATGGAAGATACTTTGAAGGCAATGCACCAGGTTTTCGGTGATAGGCTTTTTGTATTGAATCTAGGGAATCGAAAGGATGATAGCTCGCTGGCTCTCACCGGTAAATTGCCGGATCTTGATGCTTGGAAGAAGGTGCTTCCCAGATCTTTGAGCTGCTATGTCGATATGTGGAGACCCCTCAGTCTTTAG
- the LOC118057446 gene encoding histone deacetylase 6, with the protein MEDITGGASLPSTGTDAKKRRVTYFYEPTIGDYYYGQGHPMKPHRIRMAHNLIVHYALHRRMEINRPFPAGPTDIRKFHSDEYVEFLSSVSPQSVGDPAFGRQLKRFNVGEDCPVFDGLFGFCQASAGGSIGAAVKLNRGDADIALNWAGGLHHAKKSEASGFCYVNDIVLGILELLKVHRRVLYVDIDVHHGDGVEEAFYTTDRVMTVSFHKYGDFFPGTGHIKDTGAGQGKNYALNIPLNDGMDDENFRGLFRPLIQKVMEVYQPDAVVLQCGADSLSGDRLGCFNLSVKGHADCLRFLRSYNVPLMVLGGGGYTIRNVARCWCYETAVAVGVEPDNKLPYNEYFEYFGPDYTLHVEPSNVENLNSPKDMERIRNILLEQLSRLPNAPSVPFQTTPPTTEVPEEAEEDMDQRPKRRIWNGEDFESDHDEDEKPGPRFFNADAQPNNKIRDGVDAMEEDKKEHPGL; encoded by the exons atggaGGACATCACCGGAGGCGCATCTTTACCATCAACAGGAACAGACGCAAAAAAGCGCCGAGTCACCTACTTCTACGAACCCACAATCGGCGACTACTACTACGGTCAAGGCCACCCAATGAAACCCCATAGAATCCGTATGGCCCACAACTTGATAGTCCACTACGCTCTCCACCGTCGGATGGAAATCAACCGTCCATTCCCAGCAGGTCCCACAGACATACGAAAGTTCCATTCTGATGAGTACGTGGAATTCTTGTCTTCAGTGTCGCCACAATCTGTGGGTGATCCAGCATTTGGGAGGCAGTTGAAGAGGTTTAATGTTGGTGAAGATTGTCCAGTTTTTGATGGGTTATTTGGGTTTTGCCAAGCCTCTGCTGGTGGCTCTATTGGTGCTGCTGTTAAGCTTAATAGAGGGGATGCTGATATTGCTTTGAATTGGGCTGGTGGCTTACATCATGCTAAGAAGAGTGAGGCTTCTGGGTTTTGTTATGTTAATGATATTGTTCTTGGCATTCTTGAATTGCTCAAAGTTCACAGG CGTGTACTGTATGTAGATATTGATGTCCACCACGGAGATGGTGTTGAGGAGGCATTCTACACTACTGACAGGGTTATGACAGTGTCCTTCCATAAATATGGAGATTTCTTTCCAGGGACTGGGCACATTAAAGACACTGGTGCTGGGCAGGGGAAAAACTATGCCCTGAATATTCCATTAAATGATGGGATGGATGATGAAAATTTCCGTGGTCTGTTTCGGCCTCTAATCCAAAAGGTGATGGAGGTTTATCAACCTGATGCAGTTGTTCTCCAATGTGGTGCAGATTCGTTGTCTGGTGATAGGTTGGGGTGTTTCAATTTGTCTGTTAAGGGCCATGCAGACTGCCTTCGCTTTCTTAGATCTTATAATGTTCCTCTGATGGTCTTGGGTGGGGGTGGCTATACTATCAGGAATGTTGCCCGTTGCTGGTGCTAtgag ACAGCTGTTGCAGTTGGGGTGGAACCAGATAATAAATTGCCTTACAATGAGTACTTTGAGTACTTTGGTCCTGATTATACACTTCATGTTGAGCCATCCAACGTGGAGAACCTAAACTCACCCAAAGATATGGAGAGAATAAG GAACATACTGCTAGAGCAACTTTCTCGACTGCCCAATGCTCCCAGTGTACCTTTTCAAACAACACCACCCACAACTGAAGTTCCGGAAGAG GCTGAAGAGGACATGGATCAAAGACCAAAGCGTCGCATATGGAATGGTGAGGATTTTGAGTCTGATCATGATGAAGATGAGAAACCTGGACCTAGATTTTTCAATGCTGATGCACAGCCAAATAATAAGATAAG GGATGGTGTGGATGCGATGGAAGAAGACAAGAAAGAGCATCCAGGGTTGTGA
- the LOC118057448 gene encoding putative pentatricopeptide repeat-containing protein At1g64310, producing the protein MLIKFQSLFLQLSKTHQTLSRTKQLHALVTKTHLLQDPFYATKLVRFYALNNDLPSARNLFDKTPQRSVFLWNSIVRAYAQAHKFDDAFLLYTKMIGFDVIPDKYTYACLIRACCEDFYVDGLRIVHGGVIVSGLGLDSVTCSALVTGYSKMGLVGEASKVFCGVFEPDLVLWNAMISGCGYCGFGDKGLLFFNQMRDNGNKRPDGYTFVALISGLANSSSLELGQGIHGLCLKSGFDCNDHVGSSLVSMYSRFSCINLAYSVFRSLCQPDLVTWSALITGFSQAGEHEKALLFYKNLNLAGKKPDSVLIASVLVATAQLANVGPGAQIHGYIVRCGFESHVMVSSALIDMYSKCGFVGLGLRVFENMPNRNIVSYNSIISGLGLHGLASQAFDMFTEILEKGLKPDESTFSALLSACCHAGLVKDGREIFRRMKDEFWIQARTEHYVHIVKLLGMAGELDEAYSFILSLKQPVDSGIWGALLSCCDAHGDSELAEIVAQQLFDGEPKKGAYRVMLSNIYAGDGRWVDVEKMRDYISTAGAEKMPGLSRIGSY; encoded by the coding sequence atgttgattaaatttcAGTCACTTTTCTTACAACTTTCAAAAACCCATCAAACACTATCAAGAACCAAACAATTACATGCTTTAGTAACCAAAACCCACCTCTTACAAGACCCATTTTATGCAACAAAACTTGTAAGATTCTATGCTTTAAACAATGACCTCCCCTCTGCTCGTAACCTGTTTGATAAAACTCCTCAACGCAGTGTTTTCTTATGGAATTCCATCGTCAGAGCTTATGCACAAGCTCATAAATTTGATGATGCATTCTTGCTGTACACAAAGATGATTGGATTTGATGTAATACCAGATAAGTATACGTATGCGTGTCTTATACGTGCATGTTGTGAGGATTTTTATGTGGATGGGTTGAGAATTGTTCACGGAGGAGTGATTGTTTCCGGTCTGGGATTGGATTCGGTTACTTGCAGTGCATTAGTTACAGGTTACTCAAAAATGGGTCTTGTTGGTGAAGCAAGCAAGGTGTTTTGTGGGGTTTTTGAACCAGATTTGGTTCTGTGGAATGCTATGATTTCTGGCTGTGGTTATTGTGGATTTGGTGATAAAGGgttgcttttttttaatcaaatgagaGACAACGGGAATAAAAGGCCAGATGGTTATACCTTTGTTGCGTTAATCTCGGGTTTAGCAAATTCTAGCTCGCTTGAGCTTGGCCAAGGAATTCATGGGTTATGCTTGAAAAGTGGTTTTGATTGTAATGATCATGTAGGCAGTTCACTTGTCAGCATGTATTCGAGATTTAGTTGCATCAATCTGGCATATAGTGTATTTAGAAGTTTATGCCAGCCCGATTTAGTAACATGGTCTGCTTTGATAACTGGATTTTCTCAGGCGGGAGAACATGAGAAGGCATTGCTTTTCTACAAGAATCTGAATTTGGCGGGTAAAAAGCCAGATTCCGTTTTGATTGCTAGTGTATTGGTGGCAACTGCTCAATTGGCAAATGTAGGGCCTGGTGCTCAGATACATGGTTATATAGTTCGATGTGGATTTGAATCACATGTCATGGTTTCTTCTGCTCTAATAGATATGTATTCAAAGTGCGGTTTTGTGGGATTGGGGCTTCGTgtctttgagaatatgccaaaCAGGAATATTGTTTCATACAATTCTATAATATCAGGTCTTGGCTTGCATGGACTTGCTTCCCAAGCTTTTGACATGTTTACGGAGATACTAGAGAAAGGATTGAAACCTGATGAGTCTACTTTCTCTGCTCTCCTTTCTGCTTGCTGCCATGCTGGCCTTGTTAAAGATGGAAGGGAAATTTTCAGGAGGATGAAAGATGAGTTTTGGATCCAAGCTAGAACAGAGCATTATGTTCACATTGTAAAGCTTCTTGGGATGGCAGGAGAGCTGGACGAGGCATATAGTTTTATCCTGTCCTTGAAGCAACCAGTAGATTCTGGCATTTGGGGAGCATTGTTGTCATGCTGCGATGCTCATGGGGATTCTGAGTTGGCAGAAATTGTGGCGCAGCAGCTTTTTGACGGCGAGCCCAAAAAGGGTGCCTACAGAGTCATGCTTTCTAACATATATGCTGGCGATGGGAGATGGGTTGATGTTGAGAAGATGAGAGATTATATAAGCACTGCTGGAGCAGAGAAGATGCCTGGTCTTAGCAGGATTGGAAGTTATTGA